cttgtgtactttctgttcctgttatttacaataggatgattatgcgtttaacttctcatagaatctctctgattccgtatgatatcgtcagtgtttttgaaatatgttattgatgtcgtaacgtcaaccgtttccagtgcaaattcaatttcgaatcgcaatttccatgtttgcgtggcaaaagcgtaaaatcgataacgcacgcaaacatgtcttctttgctaatggcgtactataaatataaatatttgaataaatattgcgaatttcatattgctaaaagatttatactatttgttcgtaaataatcgtcggatctatatttaagtggaaactgctgcattagatctcttttcttacttaaaattatttggattggtaacttggatgtaacatgtaatttcttttatatatttctatatttatctattttctatatttatcttttatatatttatatattttatatttcttcttttataaatagtgtacagaagataccaattcagagaaatggaaggaaagtctaaaagcaaagaaaatctacaggaagataaaacgttcgagccttgccaggctatataagatgctaagtaatcttcctagtcctgcagttctttctatttcgatcaataattattggtatatgttaggaatgcaattagaatttttgtcctcaagcaaagtataatttcaattttgtatgtaaaccaaaatattaaatatcaaataaccatcaaataaaattatattgtatggactactgtttctttaaatatttgaatatttggtaaatattgtttatttaaatattttaaattgcatggaaaaaaaatgatgcaaataaatcatagggcattttaactaaagagaccaatatctatttaactgtgattaaatcgtcaccgtttaacgctctatctcttttattaactgtgccttgttaaactacagaagattacagaggatgcgtttttttgataaacaaacgttctgacaaatacggcagcaaaatcagatatatagattcttacaacagcagttatattctatgaattccgtttttcagaagctttatttgtgaaacgacaattcgccagagtacggattcactgtagttatagctgtaggatctctatctagttgacagatctgctttacgtaaagaattcctgtctcttgttctaccttatcgcgattctttcctcaccttatacgctttgtcgaggaaagtaatatcgctacatatctcggctccggttacaataattagtttccgcctaaactgttagaaccacgtagcacgcactctactctcgttttttaaacattcaggccatctgatcgcatgcgacgagttttatgttaatcccgaccaattacaatatctttctctcgtttacaagggacgacgagactggcagttgcgtgctttccaaagcaaaagccgcgatatctgcatgataacctaacgtcaaccgattttgttgtactattcttaagtggacttcgtttgtaccactttcgtaacaaaaatagaatatctagaacacagcattccgttatgcgatattgtcaatttctaacatctgaaacatcagagataattttttccctacagttgtaaatttgtgtgaaaaattacgaacgtaaaggtgtttggcgcatgtacagttcccccctccccctcccccctccaaccttcatttgcgtagacatgctagaaagatccacttttcgacggtgaaaccgttagtattagtattagtgttataatatatttgactaatggttctcaaatactagttttgctaaagcaatggtggaattggagcaattccttcttctttcattctttgaataacctgaattttcaaatagtctagtgacgattgatccgtacaattaatcgatttctttttattacagaagtgcaagaagttccggtatgaacgcagatgttgcaacatcgaatgcctaaaccccacagaagatccgatcgaatttaatgtcactaccgtcgatgactcacccagaaatggttcacttcagaaccatagtcccatatctggaagcgtcaatcactatgtgtcacatagtcatatgtggacgctgagcttattgatggtaattgtaatattttaattttttttattctatattttgaaatactttgaaattacttacttgcgaattactttgaaaagtaattcgcaacgtaatataaaataatactactgatttgtgtctctttcagaattttttcttaatctcttgtttttttccagtgcaatcccttttatcggaagttacttgattgctttatttcctattaggtggtgacctgctgctttcttggggtttaggcgactgattgcttctatgatctctgcacaagtgaagggttcaataggaggggacatttatgttactatcacgggggaatgatcagaggagagatcagccgaggaatccagctatgaatctattgcccagggtgtccaggaagttgtcaaagttgttaattgttatctgtgttagcgtagtgaataaacacattgatgttcggtgtttcaattatcagaattataatcgatgttaaatgtatagagtgtgaaaaaattatttgttatagctgtggaagatggagatctgttagagaaaatggatcatgaaattgatcttgagtataattttcagacaaaattttttattgcatcataaagtactcatcacgagaaacgaaagtttcagaaaacccattttttttttcttttttttttttttggttctatgtatccaaggtcgagaataaactatgtgcacgtttcttgtattcgtttcttgtatttttatgaggaattcagtctttttacgccacaagagtctcaacgttttcgttttcacgcctacgttacgctcgttaaacacgttccaacaagaccatgaataagggtaacagctttaatgttttcacatgtgttaatttattattttagaccttaaatattttatttataaaatctttatttaaacaagttaccattgtcgctacaataaatcaatgaatgaaatcagtttaaatttaaaatatcatttcataatttctcgtcacttgtatctaaaaacaacaaaaaaacggtgtacccacatcgtgcgtagacgggaaattaaaacagtggagcttaattgaaacactgatcatattccgcgattgtaaaacaataatagaaaatcgtgtttctttcgaagggtatgaaattgtcaggagattatgccataaatgaaattggaaactggctggtcaaaggtattaaactcaattaaactgaactgtgttatattgtacaaaggctagagaactgctaccaaatatctgctagtttaaaggtgtcccttataaattataattatatttcaaattcaatctcctaataataagtaaattaatattttacctaaaatctgtgatatagataacaaaaataaattctttacattattcgttagtttgcaatataattagaatattctttatttttattttctggtgtctttgttattcttaaaagataaactgcttatttacaaatttaacactgcatatgctattaataaatcattttatatttaattttgcaaccttcagtcattgttaaaacttgttgacaatactgtcggttaatagaaatttctaaaatccccttgtttctattcgattaaagggtatattgcagaaactatgttagctacagtgttagctacaaatcacctgtgtcactccgttaaacttatacacaatagtattgtttcttgttttcatttaaaataaaatatgttattgtaggaatgaagcagaatgttcaaataattgaaacaactttttgtcctataactagtgcctttcattttaaaaattaaaaaatttttaatcaacgatatttggaagtttcgatctaaaatgaccaggaattgaaacagaaaatattttgatgccaataaatacatattcttcacacataaaacaaatatgaaaacaaaaatcgatgtatatgaatgaattttgaaatggggaggaattatatgattatacccattctctgttgcgtttaattgtttcaattgatgtctcatgagaattttcatcgaattttttagagatcctggctgtaaggtctttttaaaattataagaacagattcaaactataacatttgaaaacttgtgcttacaaaacttacttgtttctcataattatttaaatgaatctattcggcattttgagtgaccgtccctttatggctcggacggcacctctccttcctttgggaaattccgaattatctgtcctccccgagctgcaaacctgatgacttagacagtagggaaaaacatcagggaaaacctctggctagaaaagtacgatagacgaacaaaatttaacggctgatggggagtatcaacaacatacaaggacaatcatcaacaaagtgtcgtaccgtgcgggtgaaatactggagtttcaataagatcttataaccatcgagttcagaacatcaaactttgtttgcataaagcaagtgtaaacaaagtgtcaaattacactaacactcgatctattaaatccgttccaccttgagcgttaattcattcgaggttcgtggtatcgatcgatcggtcggacgtgcccgctggctctttagttgatgatttgtaacagaatccttgcattaacacagattctcagaacacacaacttcacccagcagatatcgattacagtcagttgtcactaacaatgcttttatcaacaatttctttacctgttgatcctctggaagttttaactatattatattctctaggaacagtaagattttaatgatataactttactaatgagatcttaatgtcataaacggtatcgaaacttcttaattaatgtcgttatcgaagaagagactcgtaatcttctcaaacgaagagcacttgatgtttacaagtagaactcgatatcttagtttcttaaaatgtgtttctgtgtttactttctaaatgtaaactttattcaaaacgagccgttcattcgttacaggccgttaataaaattgcactttgcacaaaggaattgccgttaataatttaagattctctgctcgtcgtacagggtatatatcgtaattattcacgacgatcgtaacgtttaagtccaattcgagcttaaaatcccacgtgagctatactaccacaatagcctgaatttctatttgttcgtttactgcctgttcgtactcggagcatccgttgtaaattacagcaaaatcttctaatgtgttccagaatatgtcttcatggaattttaataatttattaaatctatagataacaaatgtaaaacttactaatttataattaatataaaataagagagcacgaaacttcctattttatggacatattaaatatttgtaaaaaattctgtatcattagtatcactttaattactttaaaggatataatcccataaagccgtgacccctgaaagaatcgatgttcacgcgtgacaaattggcgtcgtatgaaagttccggtatgaacgttactagagctgataccagctaggggcacaggtatatgttctgggttcattatatatttataaagggctgccgactcaacgagtggtccgggtaaatttaaattgtaaatagacagagatttcaagtaaaagcctggataagagcggatatggtatgagagtctgtggtggaaagaggaacaggctgcttttatttgtaaagtttgaatttcctcgatatcgaaggtgtttaagccgcaagtgtgtttcatgttaatcgttcgtgttaattcattcgagaccgagattttattgtaatacgattcctgggtgtcagtacgatctgaatgttttgttagaatgatactgtgcttttctctctctggaatattcttttcatattttaattttaagtcgatgacaatcttaaattttatgcctcatgtttttaaaatataaaattatatactatgttatactataatatattatgtacagttatatatattatgcctactgattgatatgaatttctttcggtctcgaatgcgttaaaacggagcgcaaagaagtcgaaattacttattgtaattggtaaaacatcgtgaaaggcagacagatacaagaaagaagttaaactataaattatatttgcgacattgttatgtttttgctttctttaagcctttcatcaagacagccgatctataaatattaatcgaccaatttctctaagcttgtaacttcaaattaatgtttatatatataaagagttacgtattaatctatctaaatatttaaaaagatgtttaatgttataaatgatggatattaaagatgttcaaaagaacgtagtcttcgcgtgttctttatcatatccctgatcaaagacattccaatattattacaatatccaattacatattgatacacaagatatacagattattatttataacattttggttttcttaattgagttattcatttagtacaaatgataagtaattagtaataagtcataaaaaaaaaaaaaaaaaaaaaaaacggtattgtagtagaaatattataagaaaacattttctgtttcagtgtagagttactcctttttatagacagtgtcgtacaaatccgtacgtctttgagaaaatgtaggtatctgagcccttacttcctcaacaactttcaaatctgagagaaaagaaaaacatacgaagtaataagtaatgcttgctaataaattcaacaaatacagagggagccggcaaaatcgatgaaccaacgagactaaaagttaattacatcatggatttctcgcttttaatgttaagctggaaattaccgatatcggtgaccaccatattttcctgagtttccaaatcataaaggattttcccccagggatttgtcaactgtgtatgtccccatgcgacataacttgctgaaggaacacgagccggtgatatacaggcgacgtataattgattgtcattcgctctggaacgctgaagtaatgaccagtgcagtggtccagtggtcatattgaatgccgccggatatatcagcatttggcaacctaacacagagaaatgggaaatacgagaccactgaattttagttaactttgtagctgcacagtccatattccataatttatgaatatgcgagaacagtcctcttgtcgtgcttctaattcttttatttatttcattttcagcgaatatactggttttttaaattaagctcctttttatacagagttacagattatattgattatattttatatagaatatatttaagaaagatagttactttcatgctagttaagtattgttcgattaagctactgtacctttgttccgataaatgcgtgccatttcctcgaatctgatatcatagcaaatgccaatacctattttgcagcccttcacatcaaacattgttagggaattaccaggactgagtgaatcactctctcggaaagtaatcttgttgggaatgtcgatgtcgaatagatgtacctaataacataaaaatatagttgctaactctattgctgtaacttttgtaatttaacatcaatgttacgaacttctaaactttaattgttttttatttaataactgacagcgtttttatcactttcttttattaaaaagttttatcatttaataatatttgagaaggaatattttttaagaaaaaataagttttttcctatgtgaaaaatttatattacaaaacaaatgtattgtacaaaaatttatatattatattacgacaaaaatgtatgtttctcgtatcaaaacgtattttataaacctataacatattttttaaattatagaattggttatagtacacgtatgtacatatgcatattcctaaattattcctagatagagtcactttctccaccccaatattttcaatttcaaagccacatggaggtatattatttaccttccggtgttttgctatcaaagttccatcgggaccccaaatagtacaggtattgtacaatttatcgccctctatttcaggtatcgtaccaccaactacataaatgctgttttccttagctgccttcgataaagcaacgctcgtttcaccgtttcatcaggaatactctcggcgtattttggaaactattctgcattgcaatatttcaattaatgaaaaataactgtcctttgttccaaccataaattaggttgaaatgtttgtcaattttttattttttaaattattaaaataactaaattttatatttagatttacttaaatatataattacttagataatagtacatataataaattgtttctacaggttcaagatgaaaaatgaatatttagaaatgtttaattacaatcatgctatttgggtcagtaccagtgacttgttacttaacgactttgctagtactttttgaaacataaagttagattttaactaactttaatttttaactattataggtggaattataaatacaaaataattgataatactagtttataagtatctaattattagtatcttaaaaaatatatttatacaaaaatcacgataatcataaaaatggggaaattctatattctcgagtcaattcacaatctttatggaagtatgaacgttaaggtaatttgtctacttttacttttttctatatagttgttatacatataataaattattagaaaaagaaacaaattattacgtattccatatggtgaattaaagcattcaggaagagcgataatatcagcattatgctctttcgcgcttgaaatgtaggaaactgcccgctctacatttttgctttttacttcatttacttgaagttgtaccaacgccaagcgaaatgctaaaatgttggaaaagttaaatacactcggttatatatttcccatactttttatttataaatactttatacatagtgaatacttactcgacatcgttcgcactacttgtttaacgatgttcgtaagtatcataatgttctttgaggttatgtatggtattactcgatatcaacattacgtaagcaatacgcggggatttttaataattattgataaagtttaggacattaactttgatgtaattgtaaacattattacatattataattaaatgtaattttcagttaagggtaagaaaagaaatatacttttgtaaaaatacactttattataaaatctgtataaataaaattgtacaatttatcttgaaagtaaaatgaccgaatacgttcctggaaaatattactgcctactaaatgatcgagatcttgatctttctcgtcgtctcgttttttacttgatctttcagacgagcaatcgtacttcttacgtttctttgacttcttcaatctttttaatttataagaatcattactattagagttacttctttctctccgtctcttcttttcagaatcactatcgctgtcatcattagattcggagcgcctttttcgtctttctgattttttatcccccactttatcatacttgttcttattgtgcatcgtacttccgattttctttcttttattactacttttgttcttcaccgtcttcggggtcaggggacattgatctttttctatccatcttttgcttgagtcccttggattccttgtccttatattcctcatacttttttgtatctgaaattaaccccataaaatactgaaatctaaaacctctacatttatcatattttatataaagatagaagggacctttaaaaaattgcatgcaacaacacacttacaggtactcttgaattagtttttctacatgtccgattatgtctttatatgtatatgtcaattcaaatttattttcttaaatgtcccttaatgaaaaactaacacttcatattaactttgaacttttgagttcttagaatattctgatttagtcactggctgtaccataaattcatttacagatattatatttccaccaagagctagttttattatgagccttcctgcatcatcatcgaatccttctatttgaccataattattactttgttctccagctataattttcacaaatgttcctttctcgattttaacttcttcctcttcttttttgaaatctgtatttttcttctgcaatgctactttgtctgctccaagacccataccttttggtcgtaattctgtatgacagctgctactaatctgtaatagttagaataaacgattgtgaaataaaaaatgatgttctctgtttactttccaataagtgatgtattaaatacatataattaatttaatccagagtaaaattcatacttttcatttcaaccaattccctttcctggttgccatcccattccccttaacattgctacaccaaaagcatcaataggaattttttcataatcttctaacgtagactgaaaaatacaaaacgatatttataatatgcaaatgtaatacatctgtgcattgcacatcaatatgttgataacgtacctgttctttgcctcttaatgattcatcttctactaaaggtaaagttaaatcatttgttttagtttcatatttattctttgacttaagttccccaatgatttctttagtcgcttgctcttctaaagtaacaactttattttcactatcttcaactggctctttctttattgatattattggcgatgtttttccattagatagctttgattttgcctcgttaacactagcgtctcctaccttttccttatctgccttcggaaggaaaatgtctgcatctattttattaagaattctatcatgccaggtttttgaacctagtaatggaataattagaggttcatcttttttttcttcctcattgaaataaaaaaattgttttcaaatatatatattccgctattggtgatttttataggttaggttgaggttatatgtttcttgattataaattttactttttgaactcaccctattactttaatacctttctcatcaaggcattcaatgtaatcaactttctttttttcttgtggaatagcattttttaacacaggtttcttaatagatttcgcaaaaccgaaggaaatcttctttccttcttctgccatttatttgttattttaacactgacttatagatcaatacacatgtatatactagacataaagattgatgtcacttgaatctacgtacatgaatctgatatcttattatactttattaatctactcaaaattacttgcacattactaaaatttcattccgacaatgtatcaagcgtctgaataagtgacattaaagtaaacatatatcaaagaggaaataagaagaactgacgccctatggttttctatgttacagagctagtgctgcatcatacggccaaatgccgaaggtggcttatgctagtatatacctgcctatacgtttcaatgagaaaatcgatattatgtgttcatgtgaaaattcacatttccctaggagctgtattttgatagatttaagcttctaatggagcattttaaacgtatagagtatactatgaagtagatagtagtgcggatcattttatattcatagaaagtttgaatgtatagaaatgtacaaaatgctcatgatatgcaaaaatatgcaaaatattcaaagtaaaccaatcatcaaaaagtttagaaggtgaaacaaatttctttaataacacctagattaatttttatttgttaacaatcccatatataaccatagctttcgcccggcgcatatacgcgcccatacatgcgttaataagataaaaggaaataaaagacagattatcgataaaatacactaacacatatgtaatacgtggagatattaccactcagattacacatattatatattataagggaagatgtataccacgtatacatatatgtagaacgaacatttcaaacttgtttataacgcgtgcgcacacatacatgcacgcacacgaacaatttttcgaacgataattatattaataatttataaccatttatatttttatatttttatatttttatatttttatatttttatatgataagcatttatattttttaaaatatgttcttatggcatacatatttattccacgcttcatatctatccacatccgtaactgtag
This genomic interval from Bombus affinis isolate iyBomAffi1 unplaced genomic scaffold, iyBomAffi1.2 ctg00000598.1, whole genome shotgun sequence contains the following:
- the LOC126928130 gene encoding G-patch domain and KOW motifs-containing protein-like — translated: MGLGADKVALQKKNTDFKKEEEEVKIEKGTFVKIIAGEQSNNYGQIEGFDDDAGRLIIKLALGGNIISVNEFMIQKSMRNIRTRNPRDSSKRWIEKDQCPLTPKTVKNKSSNKRKKIGSTMHNKNKYDKVGDKKSERRKRRSESNDDSDSDSEKKRRRERSNSNSNDSYKLKRLKKSKKRKKYDCSSERSSKKRDDEKDQDLDHLVGSNIFQERIRSFYFQDKLYNFIYTDFIIKCIFTKVYFFSYP